TGGCGGCGCTCTTCCTGCTATGACGAGTTTCCAACCCGCCGATGCCAAGTTCGATCAGCGCGTCCGCGACTCCTTCGCGCGGCAGTCGATCATGGGCCTGATCGGCGCCGAGCTCACCCGGGTCGAGCCGGGGCTGGTCGAGATTCTGCTGCCCTACCGCGAGGACCTCTGCCAGCAGCACGGCTTCTTCCACGCCGGGGTCACCGCGACCATTGCGGACTCGGCGGGCGGCTACGCCGCCTTCACGCTGTTCCCGGCGGAGACCTCGGTCTTGACTACGGAGTTCAAGATCAACCTCCTGGCCCCGGCAGCGGGCGAGCGGCTCCGGGCGCTGGGCCGGGTGATCAAGCCAGGGCGGACGCTGACGATCTGCGACGTCGAGGTCTTCGCCGGCAAGGCGGGCCAGGAGAAGATCTGCGCCAAGCTGCTGCAGACGCTCATGACCATGCACGGCAAGACGGACAAGGCGGGGTAGCCGGCTCGAACGGCACAACAAACGGGAGGGAAAGCCGATGGCGCGGGAGGTCACGATGGAGTTGCTGGACGAGATCCAGGACGGATTCAACCGGCACGACGTGGCGGCGATCCTGTCCCATTTCACGGAGGACTGCGAGTGGCTGATGGCGCGCGGTCCCCATACCCCGGAGGGCAGGCGGTGCAAGGGCAAGGCGGAGATCGGCCAAGTCCTGACAGCGCGCTATGGGCAAATCCCCGACATGCGTTGGGAAGAGATGCGGCACTGGATCTGCGACCAGACCAAGGCGATTTCGGAATGGGTCGTGCGGGGCACGCCAATGGGTGGCGAACCGTTCGAGTACCTGGGCTGCGATCTCTGGGAATTTCGCGACGGCTATGTGACCAAGAAGGACACCTACTGGAAGTCTGTCGGCTGACGTTCGCGATTGGTCCTCAGCCCGGCGCTCACCGGCCGGAGGGTCCGCGGCGCTTGGAGTAGCCGCGTTGCCGCAGGCAGTCTTCCATTCGCTGCCTCCCCATAGCCGCGCTCCTGGTGGCGGCCGCCCCGCGGGTCTGTTGGATCTCCTGCCGGCACTCGTTGACGGCCGCGGTCGTCTGCTGCCTGGAAGCGCCGGGCTTGCTATGGTCGTCGTACCAGCTGGCGCCGGCCTTGTACTCGCAGGCGGTCAGCGCGCCGAGGCAGAGCGCGATCAGCCCGGTGCGGCCAAGAAGGTACACGGGCGCCACGGTGCGCGCCCGACGCGTGCCATTATCTCTTGTTGAGTGCTGAACCGTCATGATCCGCCGAAGAGCTGTCTTTGTGGCCGTTGCTTCGTCGGAACTCTAGACCGACTTACCGCCCAGCGAAAGCGGGCCTTGACCTGGTCACCCGGCGGCTCGACCATGAGGCGCCGCGTTCAGAGGAAAGGCCTTCCATGATCCCCAATCAGGTGCCGCCCTTCAACTTCGGTCTCGGCGAAACCGCCGACATGTTGCGCGACAGCGTGGCCGGCTTCGCCGCCGACGAGATCGCGCCGCGCGCCGACGAAATCGATCGGACGAACGAGTTTCCGCGCGACCTCTGGCCGCGCCTGGGCGCGCTGGGGCTCTTGGGCATCACGGTCGAGGAGGAGCTGGGCGGCGCCGGGATGGGCTACCTCGAGCACTGCGTCGCCATGGAGGAGGTCAGCCGCGCCTCGGCCTCGGTGGGCCTCAGCTACGGCGCCCACTCGAACCTCTGTGTCAACCAGATCCGGCGCAACGGCAATCCCGACCAAAGATCCCGCTACCTGCCCAAGCTGATTTCCGGCGAGCACGTCGGCGCGCTGGCCATGAGCGAGCCGGGCGCCGGCTCCGACGTGGTCGGCATGCGCACGCGGGCCGACAGGAAGGGCGACCGCTACGTGCTCAACGGCGGCAAGATGTGGATCACCAACGGGCCCGACGCCGAGGTCCTGGTGGTCTATGCCAAGACCGACCCGGACGCCGGGCCACGCGGGATTACGGCCTTCCTGATCGAGAAGGGCATGAAGGGCTTCTCGACCGCGCAGAAGCTCGACAAGCTCGGCATGCGCGGCTCCAACACCTGCGAGCTGGTGTTCGAGGACTGCGAGGTGCCCGAGGAGAACGTGCTCGGCGCGGTGGGCAAGGGCGTCAACGTCCTGATGAGCGGGCTGGACTACGAGCGCGCGGTGCTGGCCGCCGGGCCGCTCGGCATCATGCAGGCCTGCATGGACGCGGTCGTGCCCTACCTCCACGAGCGCAAGCAGTTCGGACAGCCGATCGGCGAGTTCCAGCTCATGCAAGGCAAGCTGGCCGATATGTACACCACGATGAATGCGGCCAAGGCCTACGTCTACGCCGTGGCCCAAGCCTGCGACCGCGGCGAGACGACGCGCAAGGACGCCGCCGGCGCGATCCTCTACGCCGCCGAGAAGGCCACCTGGATGGCGCTGGAGGCGATCCAGTCCCTGGGCGGCATGGGCTACATCAACGACAGCCCGACCGGGCGCCTGCTGCGCGACGCCAAGCTCTATGAGATCGGCGCCGGGACCAGCGAGATCCGCCGTTGGCTGATCGGCCGAGAGCTGTTCTCGGAGACCGCGTGAACCAGTGCGGGCGGCTTATAATGAACGGCGGTTAACCCTCTGTTTTTGAAAAATAAATGTTAAACTAGGAGGAATTGTTTACGCTCGAACACTAGCATGGCGGGCATCGGCTTAGCCTCCGGCCCCTAGGGCGGGGCTCGCCCATGGGAGTGTTCGGCGATGGATCAGGTCCTGGGCCAAATGGGCTCGCTCTTCTTCACGGTGCTCGAGGACTTTCGCGCCTTCCTCCTTGGCCTGGATCCCCTGACCCAGCTCATGCTGATCGGCGGGCTCGTCCTGCTGCTGGTCGTGCTGCGGCTGCGCGCTCGTCTCGCCGCGACCTCGGGCCAGCGGGCTCTGCGCCGCAAATACAGAAAGCTGGTCAAGACCGGGGTGGCGGAGTGGGAACTGCCCTTCCGCCTCCTGGAGAGCCGGGAGGAGTGGGATCATTTGCCTAAAGAGTTCCTGATGGAGCTCGCCTCCCGCCTCGAGCAGCGGGACAAGATCATCGAGTTCATTCTCCTGGTCGAGCGTGACGACTTCGACCGCGAGGATTTCGTCCGCCTGATGAACTACGAGCCAGACACGGCCATGCACGAGCTCTCCGTGATGTTGACCGACCACGCCACGGAGCTGAAGGTCAAGCGGGCGATCGCCGTGCTCGGACTCGCGATTCAGATCGATCCCGAGAACCACCTGGCGATGATCGACCTGGCGACGCGGCACTATTCCTCGAAGCACTACGCCGAGGCGCTGCCCCTGCTGGAGCAGGCGATGTCGCTCAGCCGGGAAGCTCGGCCGCAGCAGGCCGGTTCCGCGCAGACGCTGCACGACATGCTCGGGCTGCTCGGCGAGATGTACGAGGACTGCGCCCAGCGGGCCGGACCGAAGACCGCCTAAACGCCGAACCCGCAGGTTCCAAAGCGGTCTCTGGAAGAGGGTAGAACGCCCGCTTCGGAGATGGGTCAACGGCGCCCGAAGCCTCTCATGCTATTTTATTGACGG
The nucleotide sequence above comes from Kiloniellales bacterium. Encoded proteins:
- a CDS encoding nuclear transport factor 2 family protein: MAREVTMELLDEIQDGFNRHDVAAILSHFTEDCEWLMARGPHTPEGRRCKGKAEIGQVLTARYGQIPDMRWEEMRHWICDQTKAISEWVVRGTPMGGEPFEYLGCDLWEFRDGYVTKKDTYWKSVG
- a CDS encoding PaaI family thioesterase, with product MTSFQPADAKFDQRVRDSFARQSIMGLIGAELTRVEPGLVEILLPYREDLCQQHGFFHAGVTATIADSAGGYAAFTLFPAETSVLTTEFKINLLAPAAGERLRALGRVIKPGRTLTICDVEVFAGKAGQEKICAKLLQTLMTMHGKTDKAG
- a CDS encoding isovaleryl-CoA dehydrogenase, producing the protein MIPNQVPPFNFGLGETADMLRDSVAGFAADEIAPRADEIDRTNEFPRDLWPRLGALGLLGITVEEELGGAGMGYLEHCVAMEEVSRASASVGLSYGAHSNLCVNQIRRNGNPDQRSRYLPKLISGEHVGALAMSEPGAGSDVVGMRTRADRKGDRYVLNGGKMWITNGPDAEVLVVYAKTDPDAGPRGITAFLIEKGMKGFSTAQKLDKLGMRGSNTCELVFEDCEVPEENVLGAVGKGVNVLMSGLDYERAVLAAGPLGIMQACMDAVVPYLHERKQFGQPIGEFQLMQGKLADMYTTMNAAKAYVYAVAQACDRGETTRKDAAGAILYAAEKATWMALEAIQSLGGMGYINDSPTGRLLRDAKLYEIGAGTSEIRRWLIGRELFSETA